From a region of the Paenibacillus sp. FSL R10-2734 genome:
- a CDS encoding ABC transporter permease subunit produces the protein MNKLNQLHRAAPSQMKIRNAMRSLYRERQLWLISIPMIIWVLIFCYMPMYGILMAFVNYIPGNTILQSDWVGLTHFKMFFDSPDFPLVLRNTLAISGLSILFGFPAPIVLAILLNELNNKRFKKTIQTISYLPHFISWVVVASILFALLGNEGILNDVLMRLDIIDQPISYLGEGKYFWGIITSANLWKDVGWSTIIYLSAMAGVDSEMYDAGKVDGLNRFGLIWHITLPSIRSTIVLLWILGIGGILNAGFEQQLLIGNAQTREYYEVIDTYAYKYGIELGNYSYGAAIGLLKAIIGVTLVFGANRFSKKVLDTSII, from the coding sequence GTGAACAAATTGAATCAATTACATCGGGCGGCACCATCGCAAATGAAAATTCGGAACGCGATGAGAAGTTTGTATCGGGAACGGCAATTATGGCTGATCAGCATCCCTATGATCATTTGGGTTCTAATATTCTGCTATATGCCGATGTATGGTATTTTGATGGCTTTCGTCAACTATATTCCCGGCAATACGATTCTACAGAGCGATTGGGTAGGGCTTACCCATTTTAAGATGTTCTTTGATTCGCCGGACTTCCCACTCGTCTTGCGAAATACGTTGGCTATTAGCGGACTGAGTATCTTATTCGGATTTCCCGCGCCGATCGTGCTGGCCATCTTGCTGAACGAGCTGAATAACAAACGATTTAAAAAGACGATTCAGACGATTTCTTATTTGCCTCACTTTATTTCATGGGTTGTCGTGGCTAGCATTTTGTTCGCCCTCCTAGGCAACGAGGGTATCTTGAACGACGTGTTAATGCGATTGGATATCATTGATCAACCGATCTCTTATCTGGGCGAAGGAAAATACTTCTGGGGGATCATCACTTCAGCGAATTTGTGGAAGGACGTCGGTTGGTCCACCATTATTTATTTATCCGCGATGGCGGGCGTCGATTCGGAAATGTACGATGCCGGCAAAGTCGACGGGTTGAACCGATTCGGACTGATCTGGCATATTACGCTTCCAAGCATTCGGTCGACGATCGTACTGCTCTGGATACTCGGCATCGGCGGCATCTTGAACGCAGGATTCGAACAGCAGTTGTTGATCGGAAACGCGCAGACGAGAGAGTATTACGAGGTTATCGATACGTATGCCTATAAATACGGCATCGAGCTAGGGAACTATTCGTACGGTGCAGCCATCGGGCTGTTGAAAGCGATTATCGGGGTTACTCTCGTGTTCGGTGCGAACAGGTTCTCGAAAAAAGTGCTGGATACGTCGATCATTTAA
- a CDS encoding carbohydrate ABC transporter permease, with amino-acid sequence MNSSFQKKSLGSKIFDIANVGFMLLFSVLMIYPFLNLLALSLNDGADAARGGIFLWPRMFSFDAYSFMLHENKLFSGFGISILRVLVGTTTCVMATGLLAYLSTIRHFSGRRLMRLLFLMTMYISGGLIPTYMLIVKLGLINSFHVYWIPSLLNAYYMLIMASYMQNLPESLFESARIDGANELGIYFRIVIPISLPVFASIAVFSSVGHWNSWFDVVLYNSNGHWDTLQVYLRKLLLEVESFEEIKNQQIAQSKFRTLSPVTLRAAVTMVVTLPIVFIYPFLQKYFVGGITLGAVKG; translated from the coding sequence ATGAATTCGTCTTTTCAAAAGAAGTCGCTCGGAAGCAAAATTTTTGATATTGCCAATGTTGGCTTTATGTTGCTTTTTTCAGTGCTCATGATATATCCCTTTCTGAATTTGCTGGCCCTCTCGTTAAACGACGGCGCGGATGCAGCAAGAGGGGGCATCTTTCTTTGGCCGAGAATGTTTTCGTTCGATGCATACAGCTTCATGCTTCACGAGAATAAATTGTTTTCGGGGTTCGGCATTTCGATCCTGAGAGTGCTTGTAGGTACGACCACCTGCGTGATGGCAACAGGTTTGCTGGCTTATTTAAGCACGATACGGCATTTTTCGGGCAGAAGATTAATGAGATTATTGTTTTTGATGACGATGTACATCAGCGGTGGATTGATTCCGACGTATATGTTGATCGTGAAGTTGGGATTGATCAATTCATTTCATGTTTATTGGATCCCAAGCTTATTGAATGCGTACTACATGCTCATTATGGCTTCCTATATGCAAAATTTACCCGAATCGCTATTTGAATCGGCGCGCATCGATGGGGCCAATGAGCTTGGCATATACTTCCGGATTGTCATTCCAATTTCGTTGCCGGTATTCGCGTCGATCGCCGTCTTCAGTTCGGTCGGACATTGGAATTCTTGGTTCGATGTCGTCTTGTACAACTCGAACGGACATTGGGATACGCTACAGGTTTACTTGCGGAAATTGCTACTCGAAGTGGAATCGTTCGAAGAGATCAAAAATCAGCAGATCGCGCAATCCAAATTCAGAACGTTGTCTCCGGTCACCTTGCGGGCTGCGGTTACGATGGTCGTGACGCTACCGATCGTGTTTATCTACCCGTTCCTTCAAAAATATTTTGTCGGGGGCATTACGCTAGGCGCGGTAAAAGGTTAA
- a CDS encoding glycoside hydrolase family 36 protein codes for MQNISSGGYTFTLTGGEEDFDVSLSLKQSATGIIRLNMKLQSDEPRIPGAMELTWQLPIIDVFASWHPGFYRNKRLRVDWESGFRSKATSSAPVCVLYGFQGNNKMTFAFSDALNLVELKAGIHEETSNFLCSVKLFQDLTSPIQSYEATLHIDTRDIPYEESLADVQRWWSTLPGYEPSPVPDTAKLPMYATWYSFHQQLSAESVERQCEIAKAMGCEAVIVDDGWQTADNARGYAYCGDWDVFEGKIPDMRAHVDRVHEIGMKFLLWYSVPFVGKHSNVWLQFENKLLGKIEDLGAGVLDPRFPDVREYIIGTYEKALRDWDLDGFKLDFVDSFNLTLASDIEGRDYESVPEAVDCLLSDVMSRLRAIKPDIMIEFRQSYIGPLMRKYGNMFRAMDCPNDALENRSRTLDVRLLAGDTAVHADPLMWNPEEPTENAALQLVNTLFAVPQVSVLLDQLPESHLRMLRFWLSFWREKRAILLDGRLTAKHPELVYPLVTASGDDEAITAVYADIVANPGSRIPKTWFIVNGTLNDRIVIELEESMGERNVVVRDCQGQVTATYKSVFAMGLHPIAIPPAGIAVFEA; via the coding sequence ATGCAAAATATTTCATCAGGCGGTTATACGTTTACCTTGACGGGAGGAGAAGAAGATTTTGATGTTTCGCTCTCCTTGAAACAATCGGCAACTGGCATAATTCGTTTAAACATGAAGCTTCAGTCCGATGAACCTAGAATTCCCGGAGCAATGGAGTTGACCTGGCAACTTCCGATTATCGACGTGTTCGCCAGCTGGCATCCGGGCTTTTATCGGAACAAGAGGCTTCGAGTGGACTGGGAGAGTGGATTCCGTTCAAAGGCTACGTCGTCCGCACCGGTTTGCGTCCTTTACGGCTTCCAAGGAAACAACAAGATGACGTTTGCTTTTTCCGACGCGCTCAATCTGGTCGAATTAAAAGCGGGCATTCACGAAGAAACATCGAATTTTCTTTGTTCTGTCAAGCTGTTTCAGGATCTGACCTCGCCGATCCAGTCTTACGAAGCGACGCTCCATATCGATACGCGTGACATTCCGTATGAAGAAAGCCTTGCGGATGTGCAACGATGGTGGTCTACGCTACCGGGATATGAACCGAGTCCTGTTCCTGATACGGCAAAGCTTCCGATGTACGCGACCTGGTACAGCTTTCATCAGCAACTGTCGGCAGAATCGGTAGAACGACAATGTGAGATCGCCAAAGCAATGGGCTGCGAAGCCGTCATTGTTGACGATGGGTGGCAAACGGCGGACAATGCGCGCGGGTACGCCTATTGCGGTGATTGGGATGTGTTCGAGGGCAAAATTCCAGATATGAGGGCGCATGTCGATCGTGTTCACGAGATCGGAATGAAGTTTCTGCTATGGTATTCCGTTCCATTCGTCGGGAAGCACAGCAACGTCTGGCTACAGTTCGAGAATAAACTGCTCGGAAAAATCGAAGATTTGGGCGCGGGTGTGCTCGATCCGCGATTCCCGGACGTTAGGGAATATATTATTGGAACTTACGAGAAAGCGCTGCGGGACTGGGATTTGGATGGATTTAAGCTTGATTTCGTGGACAGCTTTAATCTCACATTAGCCAGCGACATCGAAGGAAGAGATTACGAATCGGTACCTGAAGCGGTCGACTGTCTCTTGAGCGACGTGATGTCTAGGCTAAGGGCGATCAAGCCGGATATTATGATCGAATTCCGCCAATCGTACATCGGACCGCTCATGCGTAAATACGGCAATATGTTCCGTGCGATGGACTGTCCGAACGATGCGTTAGAGAATCGTTCACGTACGCTGGACGTTCGACTGCTCGCGGGAGATACCGCCGTTCATGCCGATCCGCTCATGTGGAATCCGGAAGAGCCGACGGAGAACGCGGCGCTGCAATTGGTGAATACGTTGTTTGCCGTCCCGCAAGTATCAGTTTTGCTAGATCAACTTCCCGAATCCCATCTCCGGATGTTACGGTTCTGGCTGTCATTCTGGCGCGAGAAGAGAGCTATTCTACTGGACGGGCGGTTGACAGCGAAGCATCCGGAGCTGGTCTATCCGCTTGTGACTGCCAGCGGCGATGACGAAGCCATTACGGCCGTGTATGCGGATATCGTTGCGAATCCGGGCTCCCGGATACCGAAAACGTGGTTCATCGTCAATGGCACGCTTAACGATAGAATCGTGATAGAGCTCGAGGAAAGCATGGGCGAGCGAAACGTCGTCGTTAGGGATTGCCAAGGCCAGGTAACGGCTACGTATAAATCAGTGTTCGCGATGGGGCTTCATCCGATCGCGATCCCTCCGGCGGGCATTGCCGTATTCGAAGCGTAA